CCAATATTATGTAAACTAAACAATAATGTGTTTTCATTGTCATCATTTTGTCATATATTTTGCCCATAGGTAGAAAATTTCTCGAAActgattcaaaatttaaagtttattaacttttttaatgagttctttttataaataattttatatttcacgttaaaagtattaaatttaaattcatttttttaaaaaaaaatattaaaagctCAAATTCTAAACTTTTGATTAAGAATTACCGAATCTCCAATCATTTAAACAAATTGTTGATCACTTAAATGATTCAATTTACTATTTGATTTTATACTCTCTTTTTTTGGATAGTCTTGATACATCAATTAGTTaggttttttttgtttcattcttcATATTTGTAATGGAtcagaaaatatctttttttttctcttttgtgcCTTTTGCTAagacaaaattatatattaaaaatttgtatattaattatatatgtataacttaTGTATGTTAAGtaatacttaaaaatattttatcatctaTTATATTTACTACgacaatacaatatataattacACATAGTAAATTCTACTAAGTGAGCTTTAAAGGGAATAGTATATACagatattattactattttaaaaaatataaaaaaattattttcgaaaACCTTTTATTTAagtgatattaaaaaaaatgatgcaTTTAATATATTTACTATATAAGTTACGttgttaattaatcaatttactAAAAGATGATGCATGTAATATCATCCAATtattatactttaatttatgatatatgtataaattaatacatatgattgtattaattataaatattccaTATAATTATGGTGTACTTCACATATTTACTAAAAAAGGTCCTTTTAGTAAATATGTGAAGTACACCATAATTATATGGAAATAGACTAATTAtcaatgatatttatattactttACAGTGagttatatcaaaataataaatataaatcatttcaaatctttatttttaaaaaagatagtCAACTATGTAAATTTCAATAAGAATGTTATATATGTTGACTCTacaaatatcaattaaaataataagtatatatgtttaataaattacttttaattttattgataaactAATTGATCGAATAATATATTTCCGCTACTTCCCTTTTTTATTTGAAGCAGAAATGTAGTACCAATAGTTTCTCCTCCTAGagttacaaaaattaattataagggCCCTATTTCTTTGTACACCATTAATTGTCCTGTCTTTACTAAAGTTTATGAAACATCACAATCTCTAATATAGTACTTCCACTATTTTGTTAGTCATGTTTTTCTCAAGCttcttattaaaatataatttgattaattatttttattcttttgaatttcaatttaataCTATTTCTTAAATTGTATCAATCTCTTTCTATATTTGATTGAGTAAAAACAAAAGtagaaattaataattaattaattatctattttttttaataatgatgATCGATTACTTGGCTCAGCTAATTGATATTTTCGATTGATTTGATCGAATTTTATTCTTTTCGACGAGTAAAACAAAGAGAAGAGGAGACACTTAATAAAATggaaataagataaaatcttATATCTAAATGACTTCTGGCATAACCGGAAGGATCGAAACCACAATGATTTTTCACGAAAAAATAGcaagaaattataaaagaatataataatttcttaaaaagaaaaattgacaCACTTCTATTGATGATTGtcaattaaatatgtataactCTTACCactattgtttcttttttgtatatatttggcTTACATGTAAAAATATcttatattttgtgaaaataCATCAAACATCATTACATTAAAATGGACTCAAGAAGTGACATTATATTAGTCTTTTGCTTGAAAAGAAGATTGAAATTAATAATCTAATCGATTTTTTAAATCGGTTTGGTTATTATCGAATTAAATCagtgtttttaatttatttggtttgaaagtaattttttttttgagaacaTACGCACCTTGATAGACATGAACAATCCACAGAAAAGACGTTATTGTCGGTTCAATTAAGCAATTAAGCAATATTAGAGTTATCATTACACGAACAAAGTGATAGTATTTTATATGAACTAGGGTAGGTAAAGACTAAAATGGATTTTGACGGACTTGACTTAGGATTGTTATAGTTGGGTGAAAATGTTGAGTTTGAGAAAATTGTAAAGTTAaaaacttaagttaattaaaatttaacaaaatatttatattttgtttataaagactatataaataattatcaaattcATATCTAATTTATCAGTTTGGTTTGGTTATTTTTGcagtttttttaataaaattaaaatcaaaccaaaccaaaccaaatagtattgattttcaaaatttaaccaaaccaaattaaatatcattttctttaatCAATTTGATTCAAATTACGATTTGGTTCACTTTTTAATCGTAACTATAAACCACCCTAATTATGATActgatatatattttaatctttatttaaCTACCTTCAATATATAGAAAAGACCAATAAAAATTTCTTTTCCAATGGTTAATCCAAACCTATCAATGACCactttttaaatgaattaaattcgTGTTGTcgaatcaaattaattaaaagttagGTATAACCAACATTGACTAATGACTTTATTGCAGAATTAAGATGCTGCTAGTATTCATTTAAATAGGAATCCAATATTAATTAAGGAATATTTGGAGAGaattgattttatcaaaaaaaaaaaggtcttttttttatttatggtttttataataatttttatacgtaagaaatttgaaaataatattttattttatttattttaaaaatagcaAAGAGATTTTAATTTCTCGATATATTTATCTTCTTAAATTTCTACATGTGGCCTAAGTCCTACGAAATACTCCATGTgtaatcacattcataagtgatatatataaattcacGTGAATTTATAATCAAACTTttaatcaataatatttatctatatCGATGAATTTTAATATCGTGTTTACTCAATAATATGTATTacaatttttgataaaaaaacgTGTTATACATTATCTGATCGTCTCGTATTAGCCCGTGTTTTAACGTGACATatttgtcaaatttgtcgaTCCATTGAAAGTTACGTGACTTACGTATAAAGAAGTCATAATTATGTCATCATATGTGAAAGTTATCTcacatttgtattttttaaatatgtggaatttcttgactttttttcttttatatttttaaaccaaaaatcattACACAAAACaaatctaattttatttaaaaacaattaaataaaggaattttgcttatatatatactatggtACTCTAAAATTTACAGAATGCACAAGAACATTGAAATTTAACCTAATTTATTttccaaaatacaaaattattaagaaaaatgtATTTGATTTTAGTAAAGGTTATTCTTGAAAAGGTGAAATAAACGTAACCAGAAAAGAAAACTTAGAATATCATGAAAAGTTATTCTTGGCAATGCGATATTATATCACGATATGAAATCGTGAGATGAAATCAGCGTTTTAATATGCGATTTCACGATGATttcatattctccaaaaatctTAATTTGAGAATTTTATAACCATGATTTCgaatttttcaaatacaaaaattgacccataagtttatattttgttaaaataatccCATATTTATAGCTAGTAGCTATTTATTCCagatgtaaataaaatttataattatatcattgctttctaaaatttattattctcaccaacataaaatttattattactttaaatCAATTCctactttatcatttatattcaacaaatttatcattttttttatcaaatttatttatcaatcaaatttattactattactttaatgtttaatataaaaaaaatagcttTCATCTATAATGAGTGAACAAGATTAACCACAATGACTTTCTAATAATTTATTGTgcaactttataattttttgtttattcggCAAAATTCACTTAAACGTTGAATAATTAGATTATGtaatcaacacatatatatatatttaaaggagaaaaaaggaTCACGTAAAAGAATTTGCATTATTGCATACTCCTAATTTGGTATTAGGGGGATGAACAATAGGTAccatttaaaaacaaatatattgaCCCTTTTAATAGTATTTGTGGCACTTGATTTACACGTTcatctcatttttatttgaaataatatgtgatgatttcattatttatgTTGAGTTATGACAATTTCTGAATAGGTATTCTACATTTGAATCAAATTATTTCTAGTTGAAGAATTTCTCTAGTTGCTTTGAAATAATTAGGAAATTCTTTCGGAAATTTTATTTATGGCGCTAATATATTTGGAGTCAAATGTTCAATACATTCTAAGAAGAAAAATCGAAATATCAGTCTAATCGAGATTATCGATCTCCAACAAATCAAGTTGGTGAACTAAAACATCTCAATATAGCAAGCGAAAaggaaataacttaattaaattgtGAAAATAGAGTTGTGGGAAAGCAATACAAGTGTGGTGAATATGGTAGGCGAAGTATCAACCAAGATCGCAAAAATCCGATAACTAAAGTGTCACTAGCTTAAGCTCTGACCCGAGTAGCAttgaaaatgtaaaatataatcGCGTGTATCACCAAAGACCAATagcaaaaaatcaaaagagtgagAGGCATTGTGTGCGTGTGGGTATACACACCTAATTTTGAGTTCTAagctaaacttaaaataaacacaataaaaaaaagttttagttAGATTCAAACCCTGATCTCAAAGGGTTTTATCTCTAACTTGTACCAGTAGCACGAGGACACTTCTATTCTTTATATGGATGTACTGTTAATTATATCCTAATTTCTACAAGTTTTTAAAAGTAGATATACATATGATTTTTTCGAAAGTTAGCTGGTGCACGTGCACCCCCTTCTTCATAGTGTGGGTCTGCCTCTggtttgaaaaaattacatattgtttcactaattaataattataccAGATTTCAAGTTAGATacacttagtttttttttttttttttttttttaactagaTACACTttgaaatacaaattcatagGAAGAGAGGTGagtgagagaggagagaggcaaacGATGTAGGAGGAAAGCGAGCAAGTCATCTCTGTGTATCCCAAATACATGTATTAAGATACCAAATACATTTTGAAATATACATACAAACGGAGAGAAGCGATTGTGAGAGAAGGAGAGAGGGAAAAAGGCGAGCGAGAGAATCAAATACATGtgaatttaatcaaatacaaTGTATGTGGAAAAAATACACGTATCCAAAATACGAATTCTAGTAAAAGTAATTTTGTTTCTAAACTAGTGAGATTCGTATCGTTAATATAACTTATTACTACTAATTAATATCATGGACAATTAAACAAGAAGGAAAGGAGTAAACACCGGACCTTAAACAGTTTTTAGACCTCTATTTTATGTTTGTTGCATGCAAAATATTGCCAATCTCAAATTTCAAACGTCATTAAACATAATTAGTTTTACACCTCTCTTATTCTTAGcccctcaaaaaaaaaaaatccaacaaaaaatatactaaaagcttttttttatattttttcatttgctTTCTCACAAATTTCTCTTTTAATAAAATCATGGCATTACCACTTCTctcaattttccttttttcatcTCTAACCTTATTTTCTCTTACGGAATCCAAACTCAATATCGACTATTACAACAAAACATGTCCTCAATTTGATAAAATCATCCAACAAATCGTCGTCGATAAGCAGCTCGCGGCCCCCACCACCGCGGCTGGGGCCCTCCGCCTCTTCTTCCACGATTGCATGGTGGGAGGATGTGACGCGTCGTTGTTGATTTCCTCAAATTCTTTCTCCCAATCAGAGCGTGACACGGATATCAACCTCTCCCTCCCGGGGGACGCTTATGATGTTGTCACACGTGCAAAAACCGCATTAGAACTACAATGCCCTGGCATTGTATCTTGTGCAGATATTTTAGCTGTTGCAACTCGTGACTTGATTACAATGGTTGGAGGTCCATTTTACTCGATTCGCCTAGGGCGAAAAGATAGCTTTGAATCATACGCAAAAGATGTTGAAGGACATATTGCTAGGCCCAACATGACTATGGACACAATAATCAATATGTTTgcatcaaaaaatttaaatgtacaAGAAATGGTGGCATTAATGGGTGCACATACTATAGGATTCTCTCATTGTTCGGAATTTAGTAAGAGATTATTCAAATTTAGTCAGACTTCAGAATCTGATCCTACTATGAACCCTACATATGTACAAGCGCTACAAACCTTATGTGGGAATAACACGAAGGATATGGCTGCGTTCAATGACGTTATGACACCTGGCAAATTCGATAACATGTATTACATAAACTTGCAAAAGGGGCTAGGGTTATTAGCATCTGATCAAGCTATGATTTATGACCAAAGGACAAAGCCATTTGTGGAGCTTTATGCAAAGGATCAAGATGCATTTTTCAAGGCATTTACACATGCAATGGAGAAAGTAAGTGTTTATCAAGTTAAATTAGGGAAAATGGGAGAGGTGAGACGTAGATGTGATGTTGTGAATCAATTACTAGTAAATCCCAACAAGAAAATTggtggttaattaattaattaggttgatTATAAGGATTATCATCTAAGACATGTTTTAGTGTCAAGGTGTTTTTGGATTATAATATGTATAGTTTCCATAGAACATGATATGTATTATTATGTTCCAATGTGAATATTTTTGACCTCTTGTTATAATTTCTACATTTGGCTATAGAAAATGTCTGCATTGTGTAAGAATTAAAGACTAGAGTCCATTGtgacattttttcattaaatcattGATCTCGTATTTATATAAAGATGAATGTATTGATCGGAAATTTATAAACATGATTGTATAAATCTTGCAAGTTTGGGATAAGTTATTCACTTTTCATATGGGATAGATAATGGTGAGATAAAATAATTCCGAAAGTGATTAATATCAATAACAAAATACGGGATAAGATAATCTCACATTTTAtctagaaattatttttttcatgtcatTATCCCACCAACTAAACAACTTGGGGAggagttttttttcttttctttggtttgtttgtttgttaCTATTTGGCACACACATCACACATCAATTTCCAATTTCAATCAAGATTATAGTCATTTTTTTGTCAGTCACTACTAAAAGGTCCAATCTTGTAATATGTTTGCATTATATGATTGAGACAAATAATTGGCTACTCAAGAATCAACTTAATTCATACTCCCTCTGTcactatttacttgtccatattttcttttatatctgTCTCTAGAAAggacaataatatttttttcctaatataCCCTTATTTAgttctaaaaaaatttctaatacGACTAAGTTGTAATGCATGTTTTTTGGAATCAGAAAATACATATTATACTTTGGAGGTTacataatcttttaagttaaggATAATTTTAACTAACCTACGATAATAATTGATGTCTTAATATGTGTTCCACTactaaagtggacaactaaatagaaATATAGGGAGTATTAGATGGCATGTTAAGagctcatcacccctttcaaatttttgaaattttttgacttTATTGACTTATTTCATATCAAATGACATCTTAACAACTCATCAAAAGTACCTCACCTCAgatggaggggggggggggttgaacATGGGGTGACAGGCTGACAAATCCTAGACTAGCATGAGCTTTACCAGCAACAAAATCCAATATAACTTTTGGCAGAATCTAGTTGGTCTATTATATATTCTATCAAAGTGTTCACAAACTCccaacaaactaataaaaaagatGTAGATGCTTGActtataatatacatatttggCATCTGAGGCTAAAAGAGCAACAATATTGTATCCTTCACTTTTTTGTATTTAGTTCTTTGTCTGAACTAACAAAAGAACCAACTTCTTTTACCACATAAAAACACACAGAAGCATAGCACAATCAAGAAAGACTTGTGATTGAATAATGCAATTTACATGTGTGAGTGTTCGAGGAAAGAGTTTTTCGTGTGCTTCCCGTGTAAACACCATTCCataaaattaacaatatttcaGCGCAATAGTGATGCCTAGCTACTGCAATGAAGTCCCTTCGAAAGAATTCTTGAAGTCCTGCAATAGGTTCATTGCTTGGACTAAAAGAAAGTGTACCTCCGCAACTACTCATTCAGTTACCGTGTTTCTCTATAAACTGCGTGTAAAATGGAAATATAAATGTATAGCAGTCGAAAGGAAGTGAtattgtaaaagaaaaagaagctcACCCTAATTAACAAGCTTTCCTCTTGTCAACTTTTAAGGGAATGTTGAaccatttcttcttcttcgtccGGTCTCTTAAAGgcttcttttcttttactgaGCCATCTTCACTGGCTGCCTTGGGTCCACTTTTGTTCTTACTTCGATTGCTGCTGCTACTACTACGTTTCATCACGGGAAGAGTTGTATAGGAAGCATGAATTTCATTGCGGTGCTTAAGAAGCTCATCAATCTATTGGTTAGCAAAgaagtaaaaacaataatttaacTTTTGTCCTAGGGATATAAAATCACTTCAAATAGGTAACGAGATTAGAGTTGCAGATGAAGTTTTCAAAGCATCGAACTTACAGCttgcatttcttgagcatatCTACTTGTCATCTCAGTAAATTGTGTTAAGACCTGTCAATTAAAAGAAGGAATTGATAAGATCGAAGAAACATAAAGAAAGAGATCACCAATTAATGAACGAAGGAGCACAGACCTCCCTATATTCTGTTTCAAACTTAGACAGTTCCACTCTTTTTGACAAAATCTGAGCTTCTACTGCTCTAAGATTCTCTTTTTCCTCAGTAAAAGGTTCAGCGCAGACCACTTCAATGGTGTAGCtaacacttttaaaaaaattgtcaccTGCAAAAGTCAACAAGGAAAAGAGCGAGGTGCTGAGTATCATATTTCCATTGAATTGCATTGGAAGTTCAGATTGGCAAGAGAAAAATACCATAAATTGCAAAAACATGTGTGCCAGCTTTGAGCTCAGTTATCTCGCATGGTTGAAATCCATCCAATTTCTTGAAAAATGCAGAGTCCGGATCCTTTGTGGCTGCTGCCTATATATTAATTAGCTCAAGCGGCAAAATAATGTGAGCACATGGACgcaaaactgaagaggaacgtACAAAAAATTGACACTATGCATAGATATAAACTCACTGATGTCTGGGTTTGATCCATGTGATATACTGGGAAACCAAGAAAATACATGCCAGCGGATGTGACTTTCCCTGTTTTTGAACTATCTTCCTGCAAAGAAGTCGCAAAAAATTTACAGCAGATATTAATGAAGTAGTCATGCCA
The window above is part of the Solanum pennellii chromosome 5, SPENNV200 genome. Proteins encoded here:
- the LOC107019978 gene encoding peroxidase 6, which gives rise to MALPLLSIFLFSSLTLFSLTESKLNIDYYNKTCPQFDKIIQQIVVDKQLAAPTTAAGALRLFFHDCMVGGCDASLLISSNSFSQSERDTDINLSLPGDAYDVVTRAKTALELQCPGIVSCADILAVATRDLITMVGGPFYSIRLGRKDSFESYAKDVEGHIARPNMTMDTIINMFASKNLNVQEMVALMGAHTIGFSHCSEFSKRLFKFSQTSESDPTMNPTYVQALQTLCGNNTKDMAAFNDVMTPGKFDNMYYINLQKGLGLLASDQAMIYDQRTKPFVELYAKDQDAFFKAFTHAMEKVSVYQVKLGKMGEVRRRCDVVNQLLVNPNKKIGG
- the LOC107020805 gene encoding chaperone protein dnaJ 16, with amino-acid sequence MPGHKSKSEKGEAEKPLRRDPYEVLGVSRNSTDQEIKSAYRKLALKYHPDKNANDPKAADMFKEVTFSYNILSDQDKRRQYDSAGFEAVESESQDLELDLSSLGTVNTMFAALFSKLGVPIKTTVSATVLEEALNGSVSIQPLPLGQPLCKKVEKQSAHFYSVTITEKEAKGGLVCRVHSREKSKFKLLYFDQEENGGLSLALQEDSSKTGKVTSAGMYFLGFPVYHMDQTQTSAAATKDPDSAFFKKLDGFQPCEITELKAGTHVFAIYGDNFFKSVSYTIEVVCAEPFTEEKENLRAVEAQILSKRVELSKFETEYREVLTQFTEMTSRYAQEMQAIDELLKHRNEIHASYTTLPVMKRSSSSSNRSKNKSGPKAASEDGSVKEKKPLRDRTKKKKWFNIPLKVDKRKAC